One genomic segment of Alphaproteobacteria bacterium HT1-32 includes these proteins:
- a CDS encoding ABC transporter substrate-binding protein, which yields MKKLLMMAAAASMVATTAFAADKVKIGFVTTMTTPAGVIGQDMVDAVNLALEDIGGKMAGLPVELILEDDGFKPDVGKQKTDKLVKQDDVDFVAGFIWSHVLLASQKSALDAGKFLISSNAGPSQMAGKLCHKNFFSTSWQNDQTPMAMGEVLNKKGVKKLYLMAPNYAAGKDMTAGVERTFKGEIVGKDLTKWGKDAQLDFSAELAKAKASGAEGIFIFYPGAAGPAFIRQYQQAGLKDSIPLYSTFTVDALALPKLQAANMDGVLGSQMTQFWSPDLDNAQNKKFVDGFKKKYGKYPSFYAAQSYDTIFMIKDAVEAVKGDLKNMDGMRARMEMADFPSVRGKFNFGKNHFPIQNFYVRDVVADADGVWTTKISGIALENHQDSYATLCKS from the coding sequence ATGAAAAAGCTTCTCATGATGGCTGCTGCTGCGTCGATGGTCGCGACCACCGCATTTGCAGCCGACAAGGTCAAAATCGGATTTGTAACGACAATGACAACCCCGGCCGGCGTTATCGGTCAGGACATGGTTGATGCCGTAAACCTCGCGCTGGAAGATATCGGCGGCAAGATGGCCGGGCTTCCGGTTGAACTGATTCTTGAAGATGACGGTTTCAAGCCGGACGTCGGCAAGCAGAAGACCGACAAGCTGGTGAAACAGGACGATGTTGATTTCGTCGCCGGGTTCATCTGGTCGCATGTCCTTCTGGCATCCCAGAAGTCAGCCCTCGACGCGGGCAAGTTCCTGATCAGCTCGAACGCCGGGCCGTCCCAGATGGCTGGCAAGCTCTGCCACAAGAACTTCTTCTCGACCTCCTGGCAGAATGACCAGACCCCGATGGCCATGGGTGAAGTGCTGAACAAGAAGGGCGTCAAGAAGCTCTACCTGATGGCCCCGAACTATGCAGCCGGTAAAGACATGACGGCAGGCGTGGAACGTACCTTCAAGGGCGAGATTGTCGGCAAGGACCTCACGAAATGGGGTAAGGACGCACAGCTCGACTTCTCTGCAGAACTGGCGAAAGCCAAGGCTTCCGGTGCAGAAGGCATCTTCATCTTCTATCCGGGCGCTGCCGGTCCGGCTTTCATCCGCCAGTATCAGCAGGCCGGTCTGAAAGACAGCATCCCGCTTTACTCCACCTTTACCGTCGATGCCCTGGCCCTGCCGAAACTGCAGGCTGCCAATATGGACGGTGTTCTCGGCTCGCAGATGACCCAGTTCTGGTCACCGGATCTGGACAATGCTCAGAACAAGAAGTTCGTCGATGGCTTCAAGAAGAAGTACGGCAAGTACCCCTCCTTCTATGCCGCGCAGTCCTATGACACGATCTTCATGATCAAGGACGCGGTGGAAGCTGTGAAAGGCGACCTGAAAAACATGGACGGCATGCGTGCCCGGATGGAAATGGCTGACTTCCCGTCAGTTCGTGGCAAGTTCAACTTCGGCAAGAACCACTTCCCGATCCAGAACTTCTACGTCCGTGATGTCGTGGCCGATGCCGATGGTGTCTGGACAACGAAGATTTCCGGTATTGCTCTGGAAAATCATCAGGATTCATACGCCACTCTCTGCAAGAGCTGA
- a CDS encoding branched-chain amino acid ABC transporter permease → MDTGLLLIQLLNGLQLGILLFLLAAGLTLVFGIMDFVNLAHGSLYMMGAFFCATLAQLTGSFLLAILLSIPAVILLGIVVEMIAVRTLYSRDHLDQVLATFGLILFFDGLVHLFWGTSGMTVPLPDWLEGQVEIGTFVFPSFRILIIATGLLVALGLYLVVTRTRIGMLIRAGASNRTMVGALGIDVKTLFTLVFAGGAALAGLAGMMIAPITEASIGMGNQIIIVAFVVIIIGGIGSIKGAFIAALIVGLIDTLGRSFLDDLLTVAMSTEAAETAAPALSAMLIYILMAAILAFRPQGLFPPKGR, encoded by the coding sequence ATGGATACAGGACTTCTCCTCATACAGTTACTGAACGGGCTGCAACTCGGCATCCTGTTGTTTTTGCTCGCCGCCGGCCTGACGCTGGTTTTCGGAATCATGGATTTCGTCAATCTCGCACATGGCTCCCTCTATATGATGGGCGCCTTCTTCTGCGCGACGCTGGCACAACTCACCGGCTCTTTCCTGCTGGCGATCCTGCTCTCGATCCCCGCCGTCATTCTGCTGGGAATTGTCGTCGAGATGATCGCTGTGCGGACGCTTTACTCCCGCGACCATCTTGATCAGGTGCTGGCGACCTTCGGCCTGATCCTGTTCTTCGACGGCCTTGTCCATCTGTTCTGGGGCACCTCCGGCATGACCGTGCCCCTGCCCGACTGGCTCGAAGGTCAGGTTGAGATCGGCACTTTTGTCTTCCCGTCTTTCCGCATTCTTATCATAGCAACCGGTCTGCTGGTTGCCCTTGGCCTCTATCTTGTCGTCACCCGCACCCGCATCGGCATGCTGATCCGCGCCGGTGCCTCAAACCGGACGATGGTCGGGGCGCTTGGAATTGATGTCAAAACCCTGTTCACCCTGGTCTTCGCCGGTGGTGCGGCACTGGCCGGGCTGGCCGGCATGATGATTGCCCCGATCACCGAGGCCAGTATCGGAATGGGCAATCAGATCATCATCGTGGCCTTTGTCGTTATCATCATCGGCGGGATCGGCTCGATCAAAGGCGCGTTCATCGCCGCCCTGATTGTTGGCCTGATCGACACCCTCGGCCGTTCATTCCTCGATGACCTGCTGACCGTCGCCATGTCGACAGAGGCCGCCGAAACAGCGGCCCCGGCATTGTCGGCCATGCTGATCTATATCCTGATGGCGGCGATCCTGGCCTTCCGGCCTCAGGGTCTTTTCCCGCCGAAGGGGCGCTGA
- a CDS encoding ImmA/IrrE family metallo-endopeptidase: protein MPWYARDTTGRLPARPVFAKGEIEKLCTATVRQFLEDLYGRARFPLETEDLKKLIERDTSDFDEFADLSAEGEDVEGFTDFFPDRLPVVRIDSKLAENPRRERRLRMTLAHEYGHVLLHAPLWRKDAGPVMPEQPAPVNGLAMPPELPVDHKPARHDVDWMEWQANYAAGALLMPYHAVADVLSEINHSADQTAEDHDRVLIAGVTEHFIVSWSAATVRLRQLGVLRRPRRLSRR, encoded by the coding sequence ATGCCCTGGTATGCCCGTGACACGACCGGCAGGCTCCCGGCCCGTCCGGTCTTCGCCAAAGGTGAGATTGAGAAGCTCTGCACGGCGACTGTCCGGCAGTTTCTTGAAGACCTGTATGGCCGCGCCCGCTTCCCGCTGGAGACCGAGGATCTGAAGAAGCTGATCGAACGGGATACCAGCGATTTTGATGAATTCGCTGACCTGTCGGCGGAAGGAGAAGATGTCGAAGGTTTTACGGACTTTTTCCCGGACCGCCTGCCGGTGGTGCGTATCGACAGCAAACTGGCTGAAAACCCGCGCCGGGAACGCCGGTTGCGGATGACGCTGGCCCATGAATATGGCCATGTTCTGCTGCATGCCCCGCTCTGGCGAAAGGATGCTGGGCCGGTCATGCCGGAACAGCCTGCGCCCGTGAACGGCCTTGCCATGCCGCCTGAGCTGCCAGTGGATCACAAGCCGGCCCGCCACGATGTGGACTGGATGGAGTGGCAGGCCAATTACGCGGCCGGGGCCCTGCTGATGCCTTATCATGCCGTCGCGGATGTGCTGAGCGAGATCAATCACAGTGCGGACCAGACCGCAGAAGACCATGACCGCGTGCTGATCGCCGGTGTGACGGAGCATTTCATTGTCTCCTGGTCAGCGGCGACTGTCCGGCTGCGGCAACTTGGTGTTCTCCGGCGCCCACGCAGACTTTCCCGGCGCTGA
- a CDS encoding helix-turn-helix domain-containing protein, translating to MIDRTTFGDAIVTARKRNGFSQRELASQVLLEDGRAISPQYLNDIEHDRRSPRSDHLIEQFAEILGESADYLHFLSGSLPADIRDHAASAEVVERCMRAFRRSMTGMEGAD from the coding sequence ATGATAGACCGGACAACATTTGGCGATGCCATCGTCACAGCGCGCAAGCGCAACGGCTTCAGTCAGCGTGAGCTGGCAAGCCAGGTGCTGCTTGAGGATGGCCGGGCGATCTCACCGCAATATCTGAATGATATCGAGCATGACCGGCGTTCCCCCCGTTCCGACCATCTGATCGAACAATTTGCTGAGATTCTGGGAGAAAGCGCAGACTATCTGCATTTTCTGTCCGGTTCTCTGCCGGCGGACATCCGTGACCATGCCGCCTCTGCCGAGGTTGTTGAACGATGCATGCGTGCTTTTCGCCGCAGCATGACCGGCATGGAGGGCGCTGACTGA
- a CDS encoding branched-chain amino acid ABC transporter permease, translated as MLSPVSWRLREWVTAVSLLVLAFAPAIFTAIDEPFYLDLLSRALIFAIAAISLNLVLGYGGMISFGHAAYLGLGAYCVGIPAYYDIYDASVHIPLAIGVGALFALITGAISLRTKGVYFIMITMAFSQMVYFALVSLDEYGGDDGLVINLRSELPLDLGFWSFDMEDDVHLYYLILISLVAALFIVSRLVGSRFGMVIRGAKDNERRMQAIGFDTYRYRLICYVISGAMCTYAGALLGNFTSFISPEMMDWARSGELIFMVVLGGAGSIFGPVLGALGYLLAEETLSSMFENWHIVFGPILIIIVLFVRGGIDGLLGSKRPGGEG; from the coding sequence ATGTTGTCACCTGTTTCCTGGCGACTGCGTGAATGGGTCACCGCTGTCAGCCTTCTCGTTCTGGCCTTTGCACCAGCTATCTTCACCGCCATTGACGAGCCGTTTTATCTCGACCTGCTGAGCCGTGCGCTGATCTTCGCCATTGCCGCGATCAGTCTTAATCTTGTGCTTGGCTATGGCGGCATGATCAGCTTCGGCCATGCGGCCTATCTCGGGCTTGGTGCCTATTGTGTCGGCATCCCGGCCTATTACGACATCTACGACGCCTCCGTACATATCCCGCTCGCCATTGGCGTGGGAGCCCTGTTTGCGCTGATCACCGGTGCCATCAGCCTGCGTACGAAGGGCGTCTATTTCATCATGATTACCATGGCGTTCTCGCAGATGGTGTATTTCGCCCTGGTCTCGCTCGACGAATATGGCGGGGATGACGGACTGGTCATCAACCTGCGCAGCGAACTGCCGCTTGATCTGGGTTTCTGGTCTTTCGACATGGAAGACGATGTTCATCTCTATTATCTGATTTTGATCTCCCTGGTCGCCGCCCTGTTTATCGTCAGCCGGCTGGTCGGCTCCCGTTTCGGCATGGTCATCCGCGGGGCGAAAGACAACGAACGCCGGATGCAGGCAATCGGCTTCGACACCTATCGCTACCGGCTCATCTGCTATGTCATTTCCGGCGCGATGTGTACCTATGCCGGGGCGCTGCTCGGCAATTTCACCAGCTTCATCTCACCGGAGATGATGGACTGGGCGCGATCCGGTGAACTGATCTTCATGGTCGTACTGGGAGGGGCCGGCAGTATCTTTGGCCCGGTCCTCGGTGCCCTGGGCTACCTGCTGGCCGAGGAAACTCTGTCTTCCATGTTTGAAAACTGGCACATCGTCTTCGGTCCGATTCTGATTATCATCGTCCTGTTTGTCCGTGGCGGCATTGATGGCCTGCTGGGATCAAAGCGTCCGGGGGGAGAAGGCTGA